One window of Equus quagga isolate Etosha38 unplaced genomic scaffold, UCLA_HA_Equagga_1.0 232713_RagTag, whole genome shotgun sequence genomic DNA carries:
- the LOC124233795 gene encoding zinc finger protein 525-like, producing EQTHGGKSIEWCEIVEALSLKSSITQSQRIHPGEKPHQCLDSGKALTDCSHLKPCDKILHGEKSCEYKKDENTFIKSSYVAVRKRQHTREKSCDYSVCGEVLTSTLDLKKHKKTHREKSFQCSQCGKVLQNHSSMKLHMRTHTREKCFKCNQCEKTYSSTSYLTRHKRIHTGEKPYECRDCGKTFRDSSLLRQHQGIHSKEKPYKCNQCSKTYSRSSALTVHKAMHTGKKPYTCDDCGKTFSILPYLRRHERIHTGEKSFKCSHCGKALSSQSSLKTHLRIHTGEKPYKCDQCGKTFRMSSNLIVHKKIHTGEKPCKCNDCGKAFRDRSCLKEHVRIHTGEKPFLCNQCGKAFRIKSFLTLHKKIHMRMKEYE from the coding sequence GAGCAAACTCATGGAGGCAAATCCATTGAATGGTGTGAAATTGTTGAAGCCTTGAGCTTGAAATCCAGTATTACTCAGAGTCAGAGAATTCATCCTGGAGAGAAACCCCATCAATGCCTTGACTCTGGGAAAGCCCTCACAGATTGTTCACATCTTAAGCCATGTGACAAAATTCTTCATGGGGAAAAATCCTGTGAatataagaaagatgaaaataccTTCATCAAGAGCTCTTATGTAGCTGTGCGCAAGAGACAACATACAAGAGAGAAATCCTGTGACTACAGTGTCTGTGGAGAAGTCTTAACTTCAACCTTAGACCTTAAGAAGCATAAAAAAACTCACAGGGAGAAATCCTTTCAATGTAGTCAATGTGGTAAAGTATTACAGAACCACTCATCCATGAAGTTGCACATGAGAACCCACActagagaaaaatgttttaaatgtaatcAATGTGAGAAAACCTACAGCTCAACCTCTTACCTTACACGGCACaaaagaattcatactggggagaagccctatgaatgccGTGACTGTGGAAAAACTTTCAGGGATAGCTCACTTCTCAGACAACATCAAGGAATTCATTCAAAAGAAAAACCCTACAAATGTAATCAGTGCAGCAAAACCTACAGTAGGAGCTCTGCGCTGACTGTGCACAAGGCAATGCATACTGGAAAGAAACCCTATACATGTGATGATTGTGGGAAAACCTTCAGTATTCTCCCATACCTTAGAAGACATGAGagaatccacactggagagaaatcCTTTAAATGTAGTCACTGTGGAAAAGCACTAAGTAGTCAGTCATCCCTAAAGACACACCTGAGGATACATACCGGAGAGAAACCTTACAAGTGTGATCAATGTGGAAAAACTTTTAGAATGAGCTCTAATCTTATTGTGCACAAGAAaatccatactggagagaaaccctgtAAGTGCAAtgactgtgggaaagccttcagggATCGCTCATGCCTTAAAGAACATgtgagaattcatactggagaaaaaccctttTTGTGTAAtcaatgtggaaaagccttcaggATAAAATCTTTCCTGACTTTGCACAAGAAAATTCACATGAGAATGAAAGaatatgaat